A single region of the Salvelinus sp. IW2-2015 unplaced genomic scaffold, ASM291031v2 Un_scaffold16384, whole genome shotgun sequence genome encodes:
- the LOC112080575 gene encoding semaphorin-4G translates to MQVQLNCLSKFVCLFSGLLGCQRFSSPSQNYSTLLLEEDNGVLYVGARGALYALDTTNISTPGNLTIDWEASAEQKKQCLNKGKDNQTDCYNHIRFLQRYNETHLYVCGTHAFRPLCAYIDVERFSFSSGFEEGRDRCPCDPAKGYTGLLVDGEMFSASQYEFRSSPDVRRNFPFPTLRTEEAPTRWLLEADFVGSALLKESVNSSVGDDDKIYFFFTERNQEQMAYPSQTRVARVARICKGDWGGQRTLQRKWTSFLKARLVCSVPDYELHLNVLRSVFVLEGPDVHSTVFYGIFGLEWKNIKASAVCQYSFTDIQRAFEGPYMEVQDSKWREYTGKVPVPRPGSCITDMHRSQGINSSRDLPDNVLAFARQHPLMSTQVHPIGEHPLLFKRSVNYVKMAVHRVAALDGHVYTVLFLGTDEGWLHRAVEIGGQMHIIEELQLFVNPQPIDNMVISQAQGSVYVGSNSAVLQVPLSSCQRYTSCFDCVFARDPFCGWDGALCVKISSRTNSYYLSLPALSLWTLLSRSLLFSLSYLFLSLFLSPSPSXSLSVVYRRRTVMSGDDVLLHCDLRSNLATPRWTLDGRQLQGYGLDSGHRVGTDGLLLICARPDQSGDYRCYAVENDVWVPVRMYTVKVHPDLPFPVGSTAVTDTLSTTTTTAPPSPSLPPSSPTEQPLPSLLAPLPPGPEFQTYRHMEAMYISLVAVLGGLCLVLTVVLLYVSFCSRGPYQGCKYSQQGLPESGAAAERKRSSHVELKTISSHCNGRQESKRGCRSLSVSNMDDMGDGFLQIVPAEGSPGKSPPPPAPPLPMPPPLPSSEYASSEYTNGMSATLPSVLRKMNGNSYVLLRQTTDPEGSTSPLCHSFTEELNRILEKRKHTQLDPQATDESSV, encoded by the exons ATGCAGGTTCAGTTAAATTGTCTCAgtaagtttgtgtgtttgttttcaggCCTGCTGGGTTGCCAGCGGTTCAGCAGCCCTTCTCAGAACTACAGCACACTGCTACTGGAGGAGGACAATGGGGTGCTGTATGTAGGGGCCAGGGGGGCTCTCTACGCCCTGGACACCACCAACATCTCTACACCTGGCAATCTCACG ATTGATTGGGAAGCTTCGGCAGAGCAGAAGAAGCAGTGTCTCAACAAAGGAAAAGACAATCAG ACAGATTGTTACAATCACATCCGCTTCCTGCAGAGGTACAATGAGACTCACCTGTACGTCTGTGGCACGCACGCCTTCAGGCCCCTCTGTGCTTACATA GATGTGGAACGCTTCAGTTTCTCCTCTGGCTTCGAAGAGGGCAGGGACAGGTGTCCCTGCGACCCAGCCAAGGGCTACACTGGCCTCCTTGTGG ACGGTGAGATGTTCTCAGCCTCCCAGTATGAGTTCCGCAGCTCTCCGGATGTCCGTCGGAACTTCCCTTTCCCCActctgaggacagaggaggcCCCCACCAGATGGCTGCTGG AGGCGGACTTTGTGGGCTCGGCGCTGCTGAAGGAGAGTGTCAACAGCTCAGTGGGCGACGACGACAAGATCTACTTCTTCTTCACGGAGAGGAACCAGGAGcagatggcctaccccagccagaCCAGGGTGGCACGGGTGGCCCGCATCTGCAAG ggTGACTGGGGGGGCCAGAGGACCTTGCAGAGGAAGTGGACGTCCTTCCTGAAGGCTAGACTGGTGTGCTCCGTTCCTGACTACGAGCTCCACCTCAATGTGCTGCGTAGCGTCTTTGTACTGGAGGGCCCGGATGTACACAGCACCGTCTTCTACGGGATCTTTGGCCTGGAATG GAAAAATATCAAGGCATCTGCGGTGTGCCAGTACTCCTTCACAGATATTCAGAGGGCCTTCGAGGGGCCTTACATGGAGGTGCAGGATTCCAAATGGAGGGAATATACAGGGAAGGTTCCAGTACCAAGGCCTGGCTCT TGTATTACAGACATGCACAGGTCCCAGGGCATCAACTCGTCCCGTGACCTCCCAGACAACGTGTTAGCCTTTGCGAGGCAGCACCCCCTGATGTCCACCCAGGTCCACCCCATAGGAGAGCACCCCCTACTGTTCAAGAGAAGTGTKAATTACGTAAAGATGGCCGTGCACAGGGTGGCAGCCCTGGACGGACACGTCTACACAGTGCTCTTCTTGGGAACTG ATGAGGGTTGGCTGCACAGGGCTGTGGAGATAGGAGGTCAAATGCACATCATAGAGGAGCTGCAGCTGTTTGTGAACCCTCAGCCAATAGACAACATGGTCATCTCGCAGGCACAG GGAAGTGTCTATGTGGGCTCAAACTCTGCAGTGCTCCAGGTCCCCTTGTCCTCTTGCCAGCGCTACACGTCTTGTTTCGACTGTGTTTTCGCCCGGGACCCCTTCTGTGGCTGGGACGGGGCGCTGTGTGTGAAAATTTCCTCACGCACAAACAG ttattatctctctctccctgctctctctttgtGGACCctgctttctcgctctctcttgttctctctctcctatctctttctttcgctctttctctctccctcaccctctKTCTCCCTCTCAGTAGTCTACCGCAGGCGTACGGTGATGTCTGGGGACGATGTCCTCCTCCATTGCGATCTGCGCTCCAACCTGGCCACTCCACGCTGGACCCTGGATGGCCGTCAGCTCCAGGGCTATGGCCTCGACTCGGGCCATCGTGTRGGCACCGACGGCCTGCTCCTCATCTGCGCCCGGCCCGACCAGAGCGGAGACTATCGCTGCTACGCCGTGGAGAACGACGTGTGGGTGCCAGTGAGGATGTACACCGTGAAGGTGCACCCTGACCTGCCTTTCCCTGTGGGGTCAACAGCCGTGACGGACACTTTatcaaccaccaccactaccgcCCCACCGAGCCCTTCCCTTCCCCCCAGCAGCCCCACCGAGCAGCCCCTTCCCTCCCTGCTGGCTCCCCTCCCCCCTGGACCCGAGTTCCAGACCTACAGGCACATGGAGGCCATGTATATCTCCCTGGTGGCCGTGCTGGGCGGGCTGTGCCTGGTGCTGACCGTTGTGCTGCTCTACGTCAGCTTCTGCAGCCGGGGGCCATACCAGGGCTGCAAGTACTCCCAGCAGGGTCTGCCCGAGTCGGGGGCCGCAGCCGAGAGGAAGAGGAGCTCCCACGTGGAGCTCAAGACCATCTCCAGCCACTGTAATGGCAGGCAGGAAAGCAAGCGCGGATGCCGCTCCCTGTCGGTATCCAACATGGACGACATGGGCGATGGCTTCCTACAGATCGTGCCCGCAGAAGGATCTCCAGGGAAATCGCCGCCCCCTCCCGCTCCGCCGCTCCCAATGCCACCACCCCTGCCCTCCTCGGAGTACGCGTCGTCAGAGTACACCAATGGGATGTCGGCGACTCTACCCAGCGTCCTACGCAAGATGAACGGCAACAGCTACGTGCTGCTGAGGCAGACGACGGACCCCGAGGGGAGCACGTCTCCCCTCTGCCACTCGTTCACCGAAGAGCTCAACCGCATCCTGGAGAAGAGGAAGCACACGCAACTGGACCCCCAGGCGACAGACGAGAGCTCCGTCTAG